The Rosa chinensis cultivar Old Blush chromosome 7, RchiOBHm-V2, whole genome shotgun sequence DNA segment AAcaacttgacaaaaaaaaaaaaaaaaaagccggaACAACAAGATATATATATCATTATGAGCTTATAACACAGGCCATATTGACTTGGCATCTTCCCTGTTCACAAAGTTCACCTAACCGAATCCTACACTCGCTGACACCATTTATTAAGAACAGATATATATTGTTATAAGCTTAAAATACAAGGCCAAATTGCCTTGGCATTGTCCTTGTTCACAAAGCTAACATCATCCAATCCTCTACAGCACTGTTTCTTTGCCAAGATCAACGTTGAATTAGCTTATGATCAATGCATCTTCTGATTTGGATCGAGTCTTATGTCTCTTTGTGCGTGGGCAGTCCTCAGGCAAGTGGTCACCAAGGCATAAACAAAAAATACACACCTTCATAACAGCACGTCCTCCCTCCGTACCACATGACTGACAATCTCCAACAGGCTGGCTAACCCTATGACCACATATCCGACACACCACCATATACTCGGGGCCAACATTTACACCCTGAGGGACAAAGTTCATGTAAGAGCAATCTACATCAAAGTGGTCCTTCTTGCCACAAATCCTGCAATTGTGCAGACTATCTCCACCTCCTTCATAGACAAACGGAATAGAAGCCTTTGGTTCTTTGGATTTGCTGGCTGTTTGTTAGCAGTGCCATTGTCAAATACCaatttaaaaaatgaaaatctaCACTAATCAAAGCTAAATATTCTTGTTATACAAACTTGAATGCATCTATGACTTTATATAAAACATCATGTCAATCACATTAGTACAAGACTATCAGTTGACATGTCTAGCTTACCTAATATGTAAATTATAGCTGAGAATTATTTGCCAGTACAGGCCTCATTGAAGCCTAAAACTTAATAAAATGTAACATTCCATATCAGAGACACACCATTCATAATTTGCCAAGTCATTGCTACATCACTCTAGAGGATCTTACTTTTTCTCAAATCCAACAATTATATGCGATTTCACATATTTTACTTCAAATACTAACTAAAGTAGTTTATCAAATCACAGATCAATTGCTGAACTGACTAAACTCATCCCCCGATTAGTCTCTTCTATTTACGGGGTGCTTTTTTCATTTAACAACCTACTTATCTAATCATCCTTGTTCATTGGTCAAACTAGATCCAATgaaacaaagagaaagagagttgcaACAGAGGCTATTTGGTACTCACATAAACAAATGAAGCAACATATATTGTTTCTTAGAACAAACTAGATATCCAAtgaaacaaaattgaaaagcaTACCTTTCTTCTCCCTTGCCCGTTTAAAGAAGAGTTCATCAAACTTCGGGGTAGGGAGAAAGCGACATAGGATGGTTGATTCGTCCTTTGTGAGCTTGTCTGGTTCTTCTGCCAAAAGGTGAGACAGGCGTTTTAGCTCTTCATCACTAGGAGGTTCTTCAGGCTTGTTACCTGTTAGTTAGCCGGCCATATTTTATTgttaaaaaacaaataaaaaacgaAGCCGAAACAGATTGAGATGTATGGTTAACCTAGAAAGAAAGAAGACATGTTCAATTTGACCTCAGAAGCAAGTAAGTCATGACGGATGGAAACACTCACAGTACTGTGCCGGAACCCAGATCTCGTCGTCGTCGTCCTTGTTTTTCATTGGCAACATACGTATGCAGGTCGGCTCTCTGAGGTCGTCGCCCTTGAGCCATCCGCGTTTCGCCAGTTGCGCCGGATCGCAGCCCACCTCCTTGCCGGCTGGTTTCTCTATCATCAGAGACATTGATTAAGGACTAGGGTTTCTCATCAGAGACATTGATTAAGGACTAGGGTTTCTCTATTCGTTCGTTTCGTCCTGTCCTCCTTTTATTAATAGAGAGAATAATAGAGATTAACACACGTGGCAAAACCTTAGCCGTTGGACCAGAACAGATTTTTTTGGCCCCCTACAAAATCCAGGATCCCAAGTCTTTGTCGGTCAATCCATAGTTAATTACAATGGCCATGGCTCACGCTCACACCGTTGTTTGCCCCGGTCATGAGCGTTCGATTATGGATCTTTGTTACAGCCCAGATCCTTGTGGTGGTTCTCTTCTGCTCAGTGCTAGCATGGGTAAGCATAATCCTCAACACGTACCCCAATCTCCATAATCTCTACTTTCTCtgtaatttctctctctctctctaatctcTGTAGATAGGCGGGCCATTCTGAGAGATGGAGAGTGCGGAGATTGGATTAGAACATTTGCTGAACAAACTTCTTCAGTATGGAATTGCTCTTTGAATATTACTGCAACTGCTTCAACGGCTGCAACTGCCTCTCACTGCAATGCGTATGCCCTTGCAATTCATTCTTGCAAGAATGCCACTTTTCTCTGCATTTTCACGCTTTATATTATTCATTCACACACTATTTCCTCTATTTGCCACATATCCAATAGGCACACACAAATGTGTTTTTGTGTATATTGATCATGTTTCAACAATCATATTTTCTCACCTCTCCAACAATTCTCCTTTACATAGCTTTGATCCATCAATACATATTGGCCAAAAACTGATCAAAAGTTGATATGTTATGTGCATACATGTAGCAAAATTTGGGATCTGCAAACAGGACGGTTGTTGCACATAATTCAAAGCCGCAATCTTGTTCAATCCTGTGC contains these protein-coding regions:
- the LOC112179702 gene encoding uncharacterized protein LOC112179702, whose translation is MSLMIEKPAGKEVGCDPAQLAKRGWLKGDDLREPTCIRMLPMKNKDDDDEIWVPAQYCNKPEEPPSDEELKRLSHLLAEEPDKLTKDESTILCRFLPTPKFDELFFKRAREKKASKSKEPKASIPFVYEGGGDSLHNCRICGKKDHFDVDCSYMNFVPQGVNVGPEYMVVCRICGHRVSQPVGDCQSCGTEGGRAVMKVCIFCLCLGDHLPEDCPRTKRHKTRSKSEDALIIS